In Gemmatimonas sp. UBA7669, one genomic interval encodes:
- the plsY gene encoding glycerol-3-phosphate 1-O-acyltransferase PlsY: MATPSMLAGGVALAYVAGSFPTAYLVGRANGIDLRTVGSGNLGATNVQRTLGWGWGGLVYLVDFLKGWLPTLLLPGALGVSAGWPWGVCFGVATIAGHVKPIFLLGRGGGKGVATASGVFMALAALPTAIAIAVFALVVAVTRYVSLGSMVAAIALASVLLVTAGPRSPLFGVSCAIAAFVIWAHRENIGRLRRGEERRLGSPRPAERVS; encoded by the coding sequence ATGGCGACGCCGTCGATGTTGGCGGGCGGTGTGGCGTTGGCCTACGTGGCCGGTTCCTTTCCCACGGCCTATCTCGTGGGCCGCGCCAATGGCATTGACCTCCGCACGGTGGGGTCGGGCAACCTCGGCGCCACCAATGTGCAGCGCACTTTGGGCTGGGGTTGGGGCGGGCTGGTATACCTCGTGGACTTTCTGAAGGGTTGGCTGCCCACCCTGCTGCTGCCCGGCGCGCTCGGCGTGTCGGCGGGCTGGCCGTGGGGCGTGTGTTTCGGGGTGGCCACGATTGCGGGCCACGTCAAACCCATCTTTCTGCTGGGCCGAGGCGGAGGGAAGGGCGTCGCTACGGCGAGTGGTGTGTTCATGGCGCTGGCGGCGCTGCCCACGGCCATCGCCATTGCCGTGTTTGCGCTGGTGGTCGCGGTAACGCGGTATGTGAGTCTCGGCTCCATGGTGGCCGCGATAGCGCTCGCGTCCGTCCTCCTGGTCACGGCCGGCCCACGCTCACCGTTGTTCGGGGTGTCGTGTGCAATTGCCGCTTTTGTGATCTGGGCGCACCGGGAGAACATCGGGCGTCTGCGCCGCGGTGAAGAGCGTCGGCTTGGCAGCCCCCGTCCGGCGGAGCGTGTGTCATGA
- a CDS encoding NAD(P)H-dependent glycerol-3-phosphate dehydrogenase, with product MSETMRCAVVGGGAWGTAIADRLARNGWPTMLWARELDVVESINTTHENRRFLPDLPLTPALLASDDMSHVLSDATLVVYAAPSHVLRLVVQASQPSLKAGAVLSVATKGIERETLALMTDVVEQAAPAHDVVAISGPSFAAEVAKGQPTAIVAAGASHDAAKLVQRALSAPAFRVYTSDDVVGVELGGALKNVMAVATGILDGLGMGFNPRAALMTRGLAEMTRLGVALGAKPDTFAGLAGLGDLVLTCTGALSRNRAVGVAIGQGQTLEQALAGKDSVAEGVLNTESAKALADKAGVEMPIIDATHRILFQGQSPRDAVAELMARELRPERD from the coding sequence ATGAGCGAGACGATGCGCTGCGCGGTGGTGGGGGGCGGTGCCTGGGGCACGGCCATCGCCGACCGGCTGGCACGCAACGGATGGCCCACCATGTTGTGGGCCCGCGAACTCGATGTCGTGGAGTCCATCAACACCACTCACGAGAATCGTCGCTTTCTGCCTGACCTGCCGCTGACGCCCGCGCTGCTGGCGAGCGACGACATGTCGCACGTGCTAAGTGACGCCACTCTGGTGGTTTATGCCGCGCCTTCGCATGTGCTGCGTCTGGTGGTGCAGGCCTCGCAGCCCTCGCTCAAGGCCGGCGCGGTCCTGTCGGTTGCCACCAAGGGCATTGAACGGGAAACGCTGGCGCTCATGACCGACGTGGTGGAGCAGGCAGCGCCTGCGCACGACGTGGTGGCCATCAGCGGGCCGAGTTTTGCGGCGGAAGTCGCCAAGGGACAACCCACCGCCATTGTTGCAGCGGGGGCGTCGCACGACGCCGCCAAGCTCGTGCAGCGCGCCCTCAGCGCGCCGGCGTTCCGCGTTTACACGTCCGATGATGTGGTCGGTGTGGAATTGGGCGGCGCGCTGAAAAACGTGATGGCGGTGGCAACCGGCATTCTTGATGGGTTGGGCATGGGCTTCAATCCGCGTGCGGCGCTCATGACGCGCGGGCTCGCGGAGATGACGCGACTCGGTGTGGCGCTTGGCGCCAAGCCCGATACCTTCGCCGGTCTGGCTGGACTCGGCGATCTGGTGCTGACCTGCACCGGCGCGCTTTCGCGCAATCGCGCCGTGGGTGTGGCCATCGGGCAGGGGCAGACACTCGAGCAAGCGCTGGCCGGCAAGGACAGCGTCGCTGAGGGGGTGCTCAACACCGAGAGCGCCAAGGCCCTGGCCGACAAGGCGGGTGTGGAAATGCCCATCATCGACGCCACGCACCGCATTCTGTTTCAGGGACAGTCGCCGCGAGATGCGGTGGCGGAACTCATGGCGCGCGAACTGCGCCCGGAGCGCGACTGA
- a CDS encoding MerR family transcriptional regulator, whose product MASPRGELLQEFYSIGDVCTLTELKPHVLRYWESQFKVLSPAKNRSGNRVYSRREVELILLVKHLLYTEKYTIDGARQKLDEHRKGGAIRTAARAALEVEVLESIERELAELQALLNDMPDDRR is encoded by the coding sequence GTGGCCTCGCCACGTGGGGAACTGCTGCAGGAGTTCTACTCCATCGGCGACGTGTGCACGTTGACCGAGCTCAAGCCGCATGTGCTGCGATATTGGGAGAGCCAGTTCAAGGTGCTGAGCCCGGCCAAGAATCGTAGCGGCAATCGCGTGTACTCGCGCCGCGAGGTCGAGCTCATCCTGCTGGTGAAGCACCTGCTGTACACCGAGAAGTACACCATCGACGGGGCCCGTCAGAAGTTGGATGAACACCGAAAGGGTGGCGCCATCCGTACGGCAGCTCGCGCGGCACTGGAAGTCGAGGTGCTCGAAAGCATCGAGCGTGAACTGGCGGAACTGCAAGCCCTGCTTAACGATATGCCGGACGACCGGCGCTGA
- the surE gene encoding 5'/3'-nucleotidase SurE — translation MRILLSNDDGILAKGLKVLEQACEPIGELHVVAPDREQSATSHSLTLHHPLRPVQLGERRWQVDGTPTDCVMLACEMLLEQRPDFVISGINHGPNMGEDVLYSGTVAAAMEGLALGIPSIALSFAGSVLRADAVLETQVGQVRSLLYHLTSLPQFPADTLLNVNLPAVPGPDIKGVRLTRLGRRVFSDSIKKMKDPWGRDILWIGGGTVEWSGSDDSDFRAVKDGYISVTPLHLDLTHRDVLNSATDWWQAP, via the coding sequence ATGCGCATTCTTCTCAGTAACGACGACGGAATTCTCGCCAAGGGTCTCAAGGTCCTTGAGCAGGCCTGTGAGCCTATCGGCGAGTTGCACGTGGTAGCCCCGGACCGGGAGCAAAGCGCCACGAGCCATTCGCTCACGCTGCATCATCCGCTGCGGCCGGTGCAGTTGGGCGAACGGCGCTGGCAGGTGGACGGCACACCAACCGACTGCGTGATGCTGGCCTGTGAGATGCTGCTCGAGCAGCGGCCGGACTTCGTCATCAGTGGCATCAACCACGGCCCCAACATGGGCGAGGACGTGCTGTACAGCGGCACCGTGGCTGCCGCCATGGAAGGACTGGCGCTCGGCATTCCGTCGATTGCGTTGTCCTTTGCGGGTAGCGTGCTGCGTGCGGATGCCGTGCTGGAGACCCAGGTGGGGCAGGTGCGCTCGCTGCTGTACCATCTGACCTCGTTGCCGCAGTTTCCCGCGGATACGCTGCTCAACGTGAATCTGCCTGCAGTGCCCGGGCCCGACATCAAGGGTGTGCGGCTCACGCGCCTCGGTCGTCGAGTGTTCAGCGACTCCATCAAGAAGATGAAGGACCCCTGGGGTCGCGACATTTTGTGGATTGGCGGTGGCACCGTGGAGTGGAGCGGCAGTGACGACTCCGACTTCCGCGCCGTGAAGGATGGCTACATCTCCGTGACCCCGTTGCATCTCGATCTCACGCACCGCGACGTGCTCAACTCCGCGACCGACTGGTGGCAAGCCCCGTAG
- a CDS encoding protein-L-isoaspartate(D-aspartate) O-methyltransferase: MVASPVEPEFRGARRRLVETLQDKGIRDLAVLRAVDMVPRHVFVPETVRHRAYEDSALPIGNGQTISQPSVHARSVEHLQLTGKEKVLEIGTGSGYQTALLAELAAQVFSVERYRELLDRARPILQQANVRNVSLSLGDGTLGWREYAPYDGIVVSAGAPHVPPALEEQLAEGGRLLIPIGDREEQMLTLFTKRGGRLERRDITPVRFVPLIGAGGWPS; this comes from the coding sequence CTGGTGGCAAGCCCCGTAGAGCCGGAGTTCCGCGGCGCCAGACGGCGCCTTGTGGAAACACTGCAGGACAAGGGAATTCGTGATCTCGCGGTACTGCGGGCGGTGGACATGGTCCCTCGGCATGTCTTTGTGCCGGAGACCGTGCGCCATCGCGCCTATGAGGATTCTGCGCTGCCCATCGGGAACGGGCAGACCATTTCGCAGCCCTCGGTTCACGCCCGGTCGGTCGAGCATCTGCAGTTGACCGGCAAGGAGAAGGTGCTGGAGATCGGCACCGGCTCGGGCTATCAGACCGCGCTGCTGGCCGAACTGGCCGCCCAGGTTTTTTCGGTGGAGCGATACCGGGAGCTGCTCGATCGCGCGCGGCCCATTCTGCAGCAGGCCAATGTGCGCAATGTGTCCCTGTCCCTCGGCGACGGCACCCTGGGCTGGAGAGAGTACGCCCCGTATGACGGCATTGTGGTGTCGGCTGGCGCACCGCATGTGCCACCGGCACTCGAGGAGCAGTTGGCGGAGGGCGGTCGCCTGCTCATTCCCATCGGGGACCGGGAAGAGCAGATGCTGACCCTCTTCACCAAGCGCGGCGGCCGACTCGAGCGGCGTGACATCACGCCGGTCCGCTTCGTCCCCCTTATTGGGGCAGGGGGCTGGCCGAGCTGA
- a CDS encoding acylphosphatase, whose protein sequence is MLVRAFVVEGLVQGVGFRWFTREQARRYGLRGWVRNEADGRVRAVAAGPAASLDAFEARLREGPAGSRVDAVIVEPAGPVLIDDLPQPFSVLR, encoded by the coding sequence ATGCTGGTGCGCGCGTTTGTGGTGGAAGGTCTGGTGCAGGGCGTTGGGTTTCGCTGGTTTACGCGCGAACAGGCGCGCCGGTATGGCCTGCGCGGCTGGGTGCGCAACGAAGCCGACGGACGGGTGCGCGCGGTGGCGGCCGGGCCGGCCGCGTCCCTTGATGCCTTCGAGGCCAGGCTGCGGGAAGGGCCCGCCGGTTCCCGCGTGGACGCCGTGATCGTGGAGCCTGCAGGGCCAGTGCTCATTGACGACCTGCCGCAGCCGTTTAGCGTGTTGCGATAG
- a CDS encoding adenine phosphoribosyltransferase yields the protein MQQTVHSRAMVDRHALAARILATLRDVPDFPSPGILFKDITPLLADAALFADVVQAMADPAAGVTHVVGVESRGFLFGAPLALALGVPFVPARKPGKLPWHAEQEAYTLEYRQDVLEMHRDAFAGHASPRALVVDDVLATGGTAAATCRLCERLGATVAGITVLLEIGALGGRSRVTHPVDALAAC from the coding sequence ATGCAACAGACCGTACACAGTCGAGCCATGGTGGACCGCCATGCGCTCGCCGCGCGCATCCTGGCCACGCTTCGCGACGTTCCGGATTTCCCCTCGCCGGGTATTCTCTTCAAGGACATCACGCCTTTGCTGGCTGACGCCGCGCTGTTTGCCGACGTGGTGCAGGCCATGGCCGACCCCGCGGCAGGCGTCACGCACGTCGTCGGCGTGGAGAGCCGAGGGTTCCTGTTTGGCGCGCCGTTGGCGCTCGCGCTCGGGGTGCCGTTTGTACCGGCCCGGAAGCCCGGCAAGTTGCCTTGGCATGCGGAGCAGGAGGCGTACACCCTCGAGTACCGGCAGGACGTGCTCGAAATGCACCGGGATGCCTTCGCCGGTCACGCGTCGCCGCGCGCGCTCGTGGTGGATGATGTGCTGGCCACCGGTGGTACGGCAGCGGCCACGTGCCGTCTGTGCGAGCGGTTGGGCGCCACGGTGGCTGGGATAACGGTCCTGCTGGAGATTGGCGCGCTTGGTGGTCGATCGCGTGTCACCCATCCGGTGGACGCGCTTGCGGCCTGCTGA
- a CDS encoding DsbA family protein: protein MNVSEKVVNFALLASAACALVVTGLLVQQRFEQKRQNEELRPRHVSGWPELQAGPLVTGDPNGTVTLVEFSDYQCPFCARFALDVLPELKQKFGSQLKVVHRQWPLSNHPHAYAAARAATCAASQQRFEQIHAALFKRQTEIGKAAFVDFAKEAGVKDLEVFAKCAADTVPVASIDYDIRLAERIGALGTPTILVDGWMFFGVTAQQLDSAITAAIQK from the coding sequence ATGAACGTGTCGGAAAAAGTTGTGAATTTCGCGCTGTTGGCTTCCGCCGCTTGCGCACTGGTCGTGACCGGCTTGCTGGTGCAGCAACGGTTCGAGCAAAAGAGGCAGAACGAGGAACTCAGACCTCGCCACGTTTCTGGTTGGCCAGAATTGCAGGCGGGTCCGTTGGTTACCGGTGACCCCAACGGAACGGTAACGTTGGTGGAGTTCTCAGACTACCAGTGTCCGTTTTGCGCCCGCTTCGCTCTCGACGTGCTGCCTGAACTCAAGCAGAAGTTCGGAAGCCAGCTCAAGGTTGTGCATCGCCAGTGGCCATTGAGCAACCATCCTCACGCATACGCTGCGGCTCGCGCTGCGACTTGCGCGGCTTCGCAGCAACGATTCGAGCAGATTCATGCAGCGTTGTTCAAACGGCAAACTGAAATAGGGAAGGCGGCGTTCGTGGATTTTGCGAAGGAGGCCGGAGTGAAAGACCTCGAAGTGTTCGCAAAATGCGCCGCAGATACAGTGCCAGTCGCGAGTATCGACTATGACATTCGACTGGCGGAGCGTATCGGCGCACTTGGGACTCCGACGATCCTCGTCGATGGGTGGATGTTCTTCGGAGTGACTGCTCAGCAGCTTGACTCCGCAATCACTGCTGCCATTCAAAAGTAG
- a CDS encoding 6-bladed beta-propeller, translated as MATNDSSSSRLSLSMDTLWSRGSLSGADDAFGSLVDAALGDHGSVFLLDKATLSIHVFDSTGQFVQDIGRSGRGPGELSKPRSLLWLPGDTLMVLDEVNGIVLFAQSQLQEIPRARNIPLPLEGQDACRFRSNYIVTAVHDGKLLHVFSDRGELIRSFGEFLGPTQYPHHRPAFNDRGKVACFPESDVVVTSSFYFSEIRAYRVSDGRLLWTDSIPGSVPYTILTTQQMYSIGQPRSGSDHQYVLRPYSENQVIAQSRRTKDSVEVIKTCVLRIHAPGCMYVSQSLPAIPSKQNQWALLLQEHDFWRASLVHLRQSTTLGSGRPSQQWEAVQPTALRETREYR; from the coding sequence ATGGCAACGAACGACTCATCGAGCAGTCGCTTGTCATTGTCAATGGATACTCTGTGGTCGCGCGGATCGCTTTCGGGAGCTGACGATGCCTTTGGCTCGCTGGTCGATGCTGCACTTGGCGATCACGGTAGCGTTTTCCTACTCGATAAGGCTACGCTCAGCATCCACGTATTCGACTCAACTGGCCAGTTTGTCCAGGACATCGGCCGCTCAGGGCGAGGGCCCGGAGAGCTGTCGAAACCGCGCAGTCTCTTGTGGTTGCCCGGCGACACACTCATGGTTCTCGACGAAGTAAATGGAATCGTCTTGTTCGCACAAAGCCAGCTACAAGAAATACCACGCGCCAGAAACATTCCACTACCGCTTGAAGGTCAAGACGCCTGTCGGTTCAGATCCAACTATATCGTGACTGCTGTACATGACGGGAAGCTACTCCACGTGTTCTCAGATAGAGGCGAACTAATCAGATCTTTCGGTGAATTCCTCGGCCCCACTCAGTATCCTCATCATCGGCCGGCGTTCAACGACAGGGGAAAGGTTGCTTGCTTTCCAGAGTCCGATGTGGTCGTAACCTCATCCTTTTACTTCTCCGAGATCCGTGCCTATCGTGTGTCTGACGGTCGGCTGCTTTGGACCGATTCGATCCCAGGGTCCGTGCCCTACACCATACTCACCACGCAACAGATGTACAGTATCGGTCAGCCTCGTTCAGGTTCTGACCACCAGTACGTGCTTCGGCCGTATTCGGAGAATCAGGTGATCGCACAATCCCGCCGCACGAAGGATTCCGTTGAAGTGATCAAGACGTGCGTACTGCGCATTCACGCGCCTGGATGCATGTACGTGTCTCAATCGCTGCCGGCGATTCCTTCGAAGCAAAATCAATGGGCCCTCTTGCTACAGGAGCACGATTTTTGGCGCGCGAGTTTGGTTCACCTTCGTCAATCGACCACACTCGGTTCCGGGCGACCGTCCCAACAATGGGAAGCCGTCCAACCCACCGCTCTTAGAGAGACCAGAGAATACCGATGA
- a CDS encoding tetratricopeptide repeat protein produces the protein MAQAPRTAGSSASLSDDPIESLTTWLQVNSKPIAMVVGGVAVAAAAVFLYRSTTASTREKASAALYTAQQPFVEGKYAEAETALKKVADGFGSTASGQQALLMLAQVYYEQKKYDEGIKAVEQAVGSASAEFKPSLQAMAASGYELKGDMAKAAEAYGKAAAASRFETEKQTFQAAQARSLMAAGKLADAKPIWESLAQLDGTQVQQEAQVRLGEIAGKQP, from the coding sequence ATGGCGCAGGCGCCCCGTACCGCAGGCTCTTCGGCCTCCCTGAGCGACGATCCGATCGAGTCGCTCACCACCTGGCTGCAGGTGAACAGCAAGCCGATCGCCATGGTGGTTGGCGGAGTGGCCGTGGCGGCAGCGGCCGTGTTCCTGTACCGGAGCACCACGGCCTCCACCCGCGAAAAGGCGTCGGCCGCGCTGTACACCGCGCAGCAGCCGTTCGTGGAGGGCAAGTACGCCGAGGCCGAGACGGCGCTGAAGAAAGTGGCCGACGGGTTCGGCAGCACGGCTTCGGGTCAGCAGGCCCTTCTCATGCTGGCGCAGGTGTACTACGAGCAGAAGAAGTACGACGAGGGCATCAAGGCCGTGGAGCAGGCGGTGGGCTCGGCCAGCGCCGAGTTCAAGCCCAGCCTCCAGGCCATGGCGGCTTCGGGGTACGAGCTCAAGGGTGATATGGCCAAGGCGGCCGAAGCCTATGGCAAGGCGGCGGCGGCTTCGCGGTTTGAGACCGAGAAGCAGACCTTCCAGGCAGCGCAGGCGCGCAGCCTGATGGCGGCCGGCAAGTTGGCGGACGCCAAGCCCATCTGGGAGTCGCTGGCGCAGCTCGATGGCACGCAGGTCCAGCAGGAAGCGCAGGTTCGACTGGGCGAAATTGCGGGCAAGCAGCCCTGA
- the dapF gene encoding diaminopimelate epimerase, producing the protein MSSADPLSGLPFVKMTGSGNDFVFFDAREVPLALVTAPEAIRRICHRQNGIGADGVVVLEPTGGTTDVRVHYYNSDGSPADLCGNATLCSTALSATWGMTSPSGMALETGAGAITSRLSASGAGPIRPAIDLQPVTDIRSSMAIDLGPNEQRVGFAVAGIPHLVLLTSNVDLIDLPARGPGLRWHPSTGPAGANVNWVSPLPGGRWRYRTFERGVEGETLACGTGAVATAVLLARWGLAQVPDVVLETRSGLDVRVTLTEAGGEGAGYHPTLSGEGREVFRGTIGSLGPVLA; encoded by the coding sequence ATGTCCAGCGCCGATCCGCTCTCGGGTTTGCCCTTCGTCAAGATGACGGGGTCCGGCAACGACTTCGTGTTCTTCGATGCCCGCGAGGTGCCGCTGGCACTTGTCACAGCACCTGAGGCGATACGCCGTATCTGCCATCGCCAGAACGGGATAGGGGCTGACGGCGTGGTGGTTCTTGAGCCCACGGGCGGCACCACCGACGTCCGCGTGCACTACTACAACAGCGACGGGTCGCCCGCCGATCTTTGCGGAAACGCTACGCTTTGCTCAACGGCGCTGTCGGCAACCTGGGGCATGACCAGCCCGTCCGGCATGGCGCTCGAGACCGGAGCCGGTGCCATTACCAGCCGCCTCTCGGCTTCGGGCGCGGGGCCCATCCGGCCAGCCATCGACCTGCAGCCGGTCACGGACATCCGCAGCAGCATGGCCATTGACCTTGGCCCGAACGAGCAGCGTGTGGGGTTCGCGGTGGCAGGCATCCCGCACCTGGTGCTGCTCACCAGCAACGTCGATCTCATCGACCTACCGGCCCGCGGCCCGGGACTCCGCTGGCACCCCAGCACCGGACCCGCCGGCGCCAACGTGAATTGGGTGTCGCCGCTCCCGGGGGGCCGCTGGCGCTACCGCACCTTTGAGCGCGGGGTGGAGGGGGAAACACTGGCCTGTGGTACCGGCGCCGTGGCCACCGCGGTACTGCTGGCCCGTTGGGGCCTGGCCCAGGTCCCCGACGTGGTGCTCGAGACTCGCAGCGGGCTCGATGTCCGGGTGACGCTGACCGAGGCTGGCGGCGAGGGAGCCGGTTACCACCCCACCTTGAGCGGGGAAGGTCGCGAGGTTTTCCGCGGCACGATCGGCTCACTGGGGCCCGTTCTGGCCTGA
- a CDS encoding polyprenol monophosphomannose synthase — protein sequence MQTPARGALALGERGIVIVPTYNESENITRIVPQILDQDSRLEVLVVDDNSPDGTGQLADEMAADNPRVHVLHRPGKEGLGRAYLAGFRWALERDYAFIFEMDADFSHDPRHLPEFLAAVRDADLVLGSRYRDGKVTVVNWPMTRLMLSYGANIYARAVTGLRLGDGTGGFKCFRREVLAAIPLDQVRSNGYAFQIEMSFRAWKKGFRIAEIPIVFHDRTEGESKMSKRIVREAVWMVWRLRWWALTGQV from the coding sequence ATGCAGACCCCAGCGCGCGGTGCGCTGGCGTTGGGTGAACGGGGCATCGTCATCGTGCCCACGTACAACGAAAGCGAGAACATCACACGCATCGTGCCGCAGATCCTCGATCAGGATTCGCGGCTCGAAGTGCTGGTGGTTGACGACAACTCGCCCGATGGCACCGGCCAGCTCGCCGACGAAATGGCGGCGGACAATCCGCGGGTGCACGTGCTGCACCGGCCGGGCAAGGAAGGGCTGGGCCGCGCCTATCTGGCCGGGTTCCGCTGGGCGCTCGAGCGCGACTACGCGTTCATCTTTGAAATGGACGCCGACTTCTCGCATGACCCGCGGCACCTGCCCGAGTTCCTCGCGGCGGTCCGCGATGCCGACCTCGTGCTGGGCTCACGCTACCGGGACGGCAAGGTGACGGTGGTCAACTGGCCCATGACCCGGCTCATGTTGTCCTATGGCGCCAACATCTATGCGCGCGCTGTGACGGGTCTGCGGCTGGGCGACGGCACCGGCGGGTTCAAGTGCTTCCGCCGGGAAGTCCTGGCGGCCATCCCGCTCGATCAGGTGCGCTCCAATGGTTATGCGTTCCAGATCGAGATGAGCTTTCGGGCTTGGAAGAAAGGGTTCCGTATCGCGGAAATTCCCATTGTCTTCCACGACCGAACCGAGGGCGAGTCCAAGATGTCCAAGCGCATCGTGCGCGAAGCCGTGTGGATGGTCTGGCGGCTTCGCTGGTGGGCACTCACCGGTCAGGTCTGA